The proteins below come from a single Methyloprofundus sedimenti genomic window:
- a CDS encoding SpoIIAA family protein, with protein sequence MIEIMPETAGKTLVVKAKGMLTSEDYEKIFIPQLKQLIDQFGKIRVLLYLDENFTGWELDAAWDDALFGLQHRHDFEKVAVVSDQQWVAWATKVGSYFMDGQVATYKISEFQNAITWIKG encoded by the coding sequence ATGATAGAAATTATGCCAGAAACGGCAGGAAAAACGTTGGTTGTTAAAGCAAAGGGCATGTTAACCAGCGAAGATTACGAAAAGATTTTTATTCCTCAGCTCAAGCAGTTGATAGATCAATTTGGAAAAATAAGAGTGTTGCTTTATTTAGATGAAAATTTTACTGGATGGGAGTTAGACGCTGCCTGGGATGATGCTTTATTTGGGTTACAACATCGACATGACTTCGAGAAAGTTGCGGTAGTAAGTGACCAGCAATGGGTGGCATGGGCAACCAAGGTTGGCTCCTATTTCATGGATGGTCAGGTGGCTACCTATAAAATATCAGAATTTCAGAATGCTATTACCTGGATAAAGGGTTAA
- the ppsA gene encoding phosphoenolpyruvate synthase, with protein MTYKYIRFFNEIGINDIPLVGGKNASLGEMVQKLAPEGVKVPNGFAVTAEAYRYVLDEAHAWEALRETMADIDSLDVKHLARSGKRAREIIYAAGLPDDLQSEIIAAYRELHEQYGESLTLAVRSSATAEDLPTASFAGQQDTYLNINGEETLLDACQRCFASLFTDRAIHYRIDQGFDHFDVALSIGIMKMVRSDLATSGVMFSLDTESGFRDAVFITAAYGLGENVVQGAVEPDEFYVHKPTFEEGYRCVLRRSLGSKKIKMVYSEGNTREATKNILTSKAERERFCLSDEDVLTLADYAIKVERLYSEQIGHERPMDMEWAKDALDGELYMVQARPETVTSQQQGTILEEYQLKGSGDIIATGHSVGAKIATGPAHVISSTAHLADFRPGEVLVADNTTPDWEPIMKIAAAIVTNRGGRTCHAAIIARELGIPAVVGCDDATSAIANGEQITISCAEGDIGKIYRDDIPFDIIRTDLATLSRPKTKIMLNLGNPELAFKHSFLPCDGVGLARMEFIINEYIKVHPMALLHPEKVESETERRAIQQLTKNYVSPADYFVQRLSEGVGTIAAAFYPRPVVVRMSDFKTNEYASLLGGSEFEATEANPMLGFRGASRYTHPAYEQGFALECAAMKRVRDNMGLSNVILMIPFCRRVDEGKQVLAKMAELGLKQGIHGLEIYVMCEIPNNVIQIDAFATLFDGFSIGSNDLTQLTLGVDRDSEIVAFDFDERDEGVKEMIRLAVAGAKRNARHSGICGQAPSDYPEIAEFLVEIGIDSISLNPDTVIKTTLQILEVEKRMAG; from the coding sequence ATGACTTACAAATATATACGTTTTTTTAACGAAATTGGTATTAACGATATTCCGCTAGTCGGTGGCAAAAACGCTTCATTGGGTGAAATGGTGCAAAAATTAGCACCTGAAGGCGTCAAAGTACCCAATGGCTTTGCTGTGACTGCCGAGGCTTATCGTTATGTGCTCGATGAAGCGCATGCCTGGGAAGCCTTAAGGGAAACTATGGCGGATATTGACTCACTAGATGTTAAGCATCTGGCTCGGTCTGGTAAACGTGCCCGAGAAATTATCTATGCCGCAGGGCTGCCGGATGATCTGCAAAGTGAAATTATTGCTGCCTATCGTGAATTACATGAACAATATGGTGAAAGTTTGACTCTGGCAGTACGCAGTTCGGCCACAGCGGAAGATTTACCGACTGCCAGCTTTGCTGGGCAACAGGATACCTACCTGAATATTAATGGCGAAGAAACGTTACTGGATGCCTGCCAACGCTGTTTTGCTAGTTTATTTACCGACCGGGCTATACATTACCGAATAGATCAGGGTTTTGATCATTTCGATGTAGCATTATCAATTGGCATCATGAAAATGGTACGTTCCGATCTGGCGACCAGTGGCGTGATGTTCTCTCTGGATACTGAATCAGGTTTTCGTGATGCGGTTTTTATTACAGCTGCCTATGGTTTAGGTGAAAATGTTGTGCAAGGTGCTGTTGAACCGGATGAATTTTATGTGCATAAGCCGACTTTTGAAGAAGGGTATCGCTGTGTGCTACGGCGCAGTTTGGGTTCAAAAAAAATAAAAATGGTTTACTCCGAAGGGAATACTCGCGAAGCCACCAAAAATATTCTCACTTCCAAAGCTGAGCGCGAACGCTTTTGTTTATCCGATGAGGATGTACTGACACTGGCAGATTATGCCATTAAAGTAGAGCGACTATACAGCGAGCAGATTGGCCATGAACGTCCGATGGATATGGAATGGGCCAAGGATGCCCTGGATGGTGAACTGTATATGGTGCAGGCGAGGCCGGAAACTGTCACTTCGCAACAACAGGGCACGATACTGGAAGAATATCAGCTTAAAGGCAGTGGTGATATTATCGCTACTGGTCATTCTGTCGGTGCCAAAATCGCCACTGGCCCGGCGCATGTTATCAGCAGTACGGCACACCTTGCTGATTTTCGACCCGGTGAAGTGCTGGTTGCCGATAATACCACGCCTGACTGGGAGCCTATTATGAAAATAGCGGCTGCTATCGTGACTAACCGAGGTGGGCGCACCTGCCATGCTGCCATCATTGCTCGTGAATTGGGGATTCCCGCGGTAGTTGGCTGTGACGATGCCACCAGCGCGATCGCGAACGGCGAGCAAATAACAATATCCTGTGCTGAAGGGGATATCGGTAAGATTTATCGTGATGACATCCCTTTTGATATTATACGCACTGACCTTGCCACCTTGTCGCGTCCGAAAACAAAAATTATGCTGAATCTGGGTAATCCGGAACTGGCTTTTAAACACAGCTTTCTACCCTGTGACGGTGTAGGTCTTGCAAGAATGGAATTTATCATCAATGAATACATCAAAGTGCATCCGATGGCTTTGTTGCACCCGGAGAAAGTAGAGAGTGAAACAGAGCGGAGAGCCATACAGCAATTAACTAAAAATTATGTCAGTCCTGCTGACTACTTTGTGCAGCGTTTATCTGAAGGAGTAGGAACCATCGCTGCTGCTTTTTATCCCCGGCCTGTAGTCGTGCGTATGTCCGATTTCAAAACCAATGAATATGCTTCCTTGCTGGGTGGCAGTGAGTTTGAAGCAACAGAAGCCAATCCGATGCTCGGTTTCCGGGGCGCATCCCGCTATACTCATCCTGCTTATGAGCAGGGCTTTGCGCTGGAATGTGCGGCAATGAAACGGGTGCGCGATAATATGGGCTTAAGCAATGTTATTTTAATGATTCCTTTCTGCCGACGCGTGGATGAGGGCAAGCAAGTACTGGCCAAAATGGCCGAACTGGGTTTGAAGCAGGGTATACATGGACTTGAAATCTATGTGATGTGTGAAATCCCTAACAATGTGATTCAGATTGATGCATTTGCCACGCTGTTCGATGGCTTTTCTATAGGCTCAAATGATCTCACCCAATTAACACTGGGGGTGGACCGGGATTCTGAAATCGTTGCTTTTGACTTTGATGAGCGTGATGAAGGGGTTAAAGAGATGATTCGGCTTGCTGTTGCAGGCGCTAAACGGAATGCCCGGCATTCGGGTATTTGCGGACAGGCACCTTCTGATTACCCTGAGATTGCTGAATTTCTGGTTGAGATCGGTATTGATTCCATTAGTTTGAATCCGGACACTGTTATCAAAACAACATTGCAGATACTGGAGGTCGAAAAGCGAATGGCAGGGTAG
- a CDS encoding ISL3 family transposase: protein MNPILLQIPLDLPDVQIEAFDTESKKGIIIKVQSTCKGTTCRQCHQPIDKFYGYGKEITLRHLPIFEQSVWIKIKPKRYQCPYCDQGPTTTQRCSWYDQKSPHTKAYEQWILRDLINSTITDISIKRGINEAAVEGIINRYIRQEVDWETIKSLPLLGLDEIALKKGHKDFVVIISGINEGGEKCILAVLPNRKKETVKIFLQSIPVEIKRTIQRACVDMYDGYSNAVYEELHGVEVVVDRFHVTKSYRACADNARIKEMKTLKKTLSSEDYAQLKGVMWLFRKSLWDLNEEQQIKLIQLFNYAPELKQIYIYREALTGIFNRPLSKSQAEAELNSWVEQVRNLKLDCFNSFIVTLQNWQHEITNYFLRRETSGFVEGLNNKIKVIKRRCYGIYDIGRLFQHIWLDVEGRRLFGYA, encoded by the coding sequence ATGAACCCGATATTGTTACAAATTCCTTTGGATTTACCCGATGTGCAAATAGAGGCATTTGATACTGAGTCTAAAAAAGGAATTATTATTAAAGTCCAAAGTACATGCAAAGGCACAACTTGTCGGCAATGCCATCAGCCTATCGATAAGTTTTATGGCTATGGCAAAGAAATTACGTTACGCCATTTACCGATCTTTGAACAGTCCGTCTGGATTAAGATCAAACCGAAGCGTTACCAATGCCCTTATTGTGATCAAGGCCCGACAACCACTCAGCGCTGTAGTTGGTATGATCAAAAAAGCCCACATACTAAAGCCTATGAACAGTGGATATTGCGCGACCTAATCAATAGCACAATAACCGACATCAGTATCAAACGTGGCATTAATGAAGCGGCTGTTGAAGGCATTATTAATCGTTATATTCGTCAAGAAGTGGATTGGGAGACAATAAAAAGCCTGCCATTACTTGGACTTGATGAGATTGCGTTAAAAAAAGGACATAAAGATTTTGTTGTTATCATTTCAGGGATCAATGAAGGCGGAGAAAAATGCATTTTGGCCGTATTGCCAAATCGCAAAAAGGAAACAGTAAAAATATTTCTACAAAGCATTCCCGTGGAAATTAAAAGAACAATACAACGTGCCTGCGTTGATATGTATGACGGCTACAGTAATGCAGTGTATGAGGAACTTCATGGCGTTGAGGTTGTGGTTGATCGATTCCATGTGACCAAAAGCTATCGAGCCTGTGCAGACAACGCAAGAATAAAAGAGATGAAAACACTGAAAAAGACGCTTTCTAGTGAGGATTATGCCCAACTGAAAGGCGTGATGTGGTTATTCCGAAAATCACTCTGGGACTTGAATGAAGAGCAACAAATTAAATTAATACAACTCTTTAATTATGCGCCAGAGCTTAAGCAAATTTATATTTATCGGGAAGCATTGACGGGTATTTTTAACCGACCTTTAAGTAAAAGTCAGGCAGAAGCTGAGCTAAATTCATGGGTCGAGCAGGTTAGAAATCTGAAGTTGGACTGTTTCAACTCATTTATAGTGACCTTACAAAACTGGCAGCATGAAATCACTAATTATTTTCTTCGCCGTGAAACCAGTGGTTTTGTAGAAGGACTGAATAACAAAATTAAGGTGATCAAAAGACGTTGCTATGGCATTTATGATATAGGGCGTTTATTTCAGCATATTTGGCTTGATGTCGAAGGCCGACGTTTATTCGGATATGCTTAA